A window of Aeromicrobium sp. Root236 contains these coding sequences:
- the mshB gene encoding N-acetyl-1-D-myo-inositol-2-amino-2-deoxy-alpha-D-glucopyranoside deacetylase, translating to MTSSDRRILLVHAHPDDESIGNGATMAKYAAEGVQVTLVTCTAGEEGEILTPEIAHLAADREDGLGPHRIEELAAAMKALGVTDHRFLGGPGHFRDSGMKWAEDGSATAADETRPDTFWHADLTVAADLLVEIIREVRPQVLVTYDQFGGYGHPDHVQAHRVATYATALAAVRSYRPELGEAWDIPKLYWSAMSKSQMAEGIRKLREAGDETSFEGWDPDNLPWGATDDELDAKVVADKFAEAKMDAMKAHASQIALDGPFFALSNNAGSQVWGTEYYRLAKGQRGPVGPDGLEEDLFAGL from the coding sequence ATGACCTCGAGCGACCGCCGGATTCTCCTCGTCCATGCCCACCCCGACGACGAGTCGATCGGCAACGGCGCGACGATGGCCAAGTACGCCGCCGAGGGCGTGCAGGTCACGCTCGTCACGTGCACGGCAGGCGAGGAGGGCGAGATCCTCACGCCCGAGATCGCGCACCTCGCCGCGGACCGCGAGGACGGTCTCGGCCCGCACCGCATCGAGGAGCTCGCGGCGGCGATGAAGGCGCTCGGCGTCACCGACCACCGGTTCCTCGGCGGGCCCGGACACTTCCGCGACTCCGGCATGAAGTGGGCCGAGGACGGCAGCGCCACGGCGGCCGACGAGACCCGCCCCGACACGTTCTGGCACGCCGACCTCACCGTCGCAGCAGACCTCCTCGTCGAGATCATCCGTGAGGTCCGGCCGCAGGTCCTGGTGACCTACGACCAGTTCGGCGGCTACGGGCATCCCGACCACGTCCAGGCCCATCGCGTCGCGACCTATGCGACGGCGCTGGCGGCCGTGCGCTCCTACCGGCCCGAGCTCGGCGAGGCGTGGGACATCCCCAAGCTCTACTGGAGCGCGATGTCCAAGTCGCAGATGGCCGAGGGCATCCGCAAGCTCCGTGAGGCGGGCGACGAGACGAGCTTCGAGGGCTGGGATCCCGACAACCTGCCGTGGGGCGCGACCGACGACGAGCTCGACGCCAAGGTCGTGGCCGACAAGTTCGCCGAGGCCAAGATGGACGCCATGAAGGCGCACGCCTCGCAGATCGCCCTCGACGGCCCGTTCTTCGCGCTGTCCAACAACGCCGGCTCCCAGGTGTGGGGCACCGAGTACTACCGCCTCGCCAAGGGGCAGCGCGGGCCCGTCGGACCCGACGGTCTCGAGGAAGACCTGTTCGCCGGTCTCTGA
- a CDS encoding flavin reductase family protein, with protein MTAMVDQQAFRGALSRFASGVTVVSTVQDGVDHAMTASAFTSVSLDPPLVLVCSHKTSRFHEAVLDTGFWGVSILAEEGIAASAWFAHRGRPLDDQLQGISFHRGASGAALLDESLAWLECTTVSVTDGGDHTILVGAVTAAAVRDDIDDPLLYYRSHYGTIVRLPDSEKTVYGSNT; from the coding sequence ATGACCGCGATGGTGGACCAGCAGGCCTTTCGCGGCGCCTTGAGCCGGTTCGCCAGCGGGGTCACGGTCGTCTCGACGGTGCAGGACGGCGTCGACCACGCCATGACCGCGAGCGCGTTCACGTCGGTCTCGCTCGACCCGCCGCTCGTGCTCGTCTGCTCCCACAAGACCAGCCGCTTCCACGAGGCCGTGCTCGACACGGGGTTCTGGGGCGTGTCGATCCTGGCCGAGGAGGGCATCGCGGCGTCCGCCTGGTTCGCCCATCGCGGCCGGCCGCTGGACGACCAGCTGCAGGGCATCTCGTTCCACCGCGGCGCGTCCGGTGCGGCACTGCTCGACGAGTCGCTGGCCTGGCTGGAGTGCACCACGGTTTCCGTCACGGACGGTGGTGACCATACGATCTTGGTCGGTGCGGTGACTGCCGCTGCGGTTCGGGACGACATCGACGATCCGCTGCTCTACTACCGCTCGCACTACGGCACGATCGTGCGCCTGCCTGACTCGGAGAAGACCGTCTACGGGAGCAACACATGA
- a CDS encoding VanW family protein — protein MTDKPDDLTPDEPSVDDATVDDAPELDEAPDAGEPEASLSDEGDGVVEPGIVVEHDEEIELEDVPDVEPAYELQPGEDTVLAEAATTYDDTDEPDHDTGDADDIVAAPLDDEPAADDAGDDSTDLQPATADDDGGSAHWGRRILLGAVLVVGVLYVGGYFLTGSRMPANATIGGVDVSGMSPADARTAVDKALTPNVDREIVLTHGKTEFRIKPKAAGLALDLDRTISEAGGERSWKPADMVGLFFGDHKTDPALDVDDAKLQSSIGTIGEAVNREVVEAQITFPDGKPKAREPKAGRVIARADAANAIREAYLVSDEPVKVPTAVVEPAVDSDGLADAMKTIAKPAVSAPITIRVGDKKVSLPVTAYAPALVVRVKDNKLQPYLDAKKLAGPLTDSTTGIGKKAVDATVTIKNGKPVVMPGKEGVGLQPKEMAVKLLPALTESGSKRAVEVEAKVVEPLFTTADAKALKIKQKISKFETHFPYAEYRNTNQSRAAELIDGTILKPGETFSFNNIVGERTAANGFVTGTVINGGVFREELGGGVSQVATTTYNAGFFGGMDDVEHHPHAFYINRYPVGREATVYFGSLDLRFKNPTKYGVLVHAYVIKSTPSSPGTMHVELWSTKVWDIKAGESARRNGRTPGKQYDDTDRCVPQDPIPGFDIDIYRYFYKGGKKVKTETDTATYQAADHVICGKKPKSD, from the coding sequence ATGACCGACAAGCCTGACGACCTCACGCCGGACGAGCCGTCCGTCGACGACGCGACGGTCGACGACGCCCCCGAGCTCGACGAGGCGCCGGACGCCGGGGAGCCCGAGGCGAGCCTGTCCGACGAGGGCGACGGTGTGGTCGAGCCCGGGATCGTGGTCGAGCACGACGAGGAGATCGAGCTCGAGGACGTACCCGACGTCGAGCCCGCCTACGAGCTGCAGCCGGGCGAGGACACCGTGCTGGCCGAGGCGGCCACGACGTACGACGACACCGACGAGCCGGACCACGACACGGGTGACGCCGACGACATCGTGGCGGCACCGCTCGACGACGAGCCGGCGGCCGACGACGCCGGCGACGACAGCACCGACCTCCAGCCGGCGACTGCGGACGACGACGGGGGATCGGCCCACTGGGGCCGGCGCATCCTGCTCGGCGCGGTCCTGGTGGTGGGCGTCCTCTACGTCGGTGGCTACTTCCTGACCGGCAGCCGGATGCCCGCCAACGCCACGATCGGTGGAGTCGACGTCAGCGGCATGTCGCCCGCAGACGCGCGCACCGCCGTCGACAAGGCCCTGACCCCCAACGTCGACCGCGAGATCGTGCTGACCCACGGCAAGACCGAGTTCCGGATCAAGCCCAAGGCCGCCGGACTCGCCCTCGACCTCGACCGCACGATCAGTGAGGCCGGCGGCGAGCGCAGCTGGAAGCCGGCCGACATGGTGGGCCTGTTCTTCGGCGACCACAAGACCGACCCGGCCCTCGACGTCGACGACGCCAAGCTCCAGAGCTCGATCGGCACGATCGGCGAGGCCGTCAACCGCGAGGTCGTCGAGGCCCAGATCACGTTCCCCGACGGCAAGCCCAAGGCCCGCGAGCCCAAGGCCGGCCGCGTCATCGCCCGCGCGGATGCGGCAAACGCGATCCGCGAGGCCTACCTCGTCAGTGACGAGCCCGTGAAGGTCCCGACGGCGGTCGTCGAGCCGGCGGTCGACTCCGACGGCCTCGCCGACGCGATGAAGACCATCGCGAAGCCTGCCGTGAGCGCACCGATCACGATCCGGGTCGGCGACAAGAAGGTCTCCCTGCCGGTCACGGCGTACGCCCCGGCTCTCGTCGTGCGGGTCAAGGACAACAAGCTGCAGCCCTACCTCGACGCCAAGAAGCTCGCCGGCCCGCTGACCGACTCCACGACCGGCATCGGCAAGAAGGCCGTCGACGCGACCGTCACGATCAAGAACGGCAAGCCCGTCGTGATGCCGGGCAAGGAAGGTGTGGGCCTGCAGCCCAAGGAGATGGCCGTCAAGCTGCTCCCGGCGCTGACCGAGTCCGGCTCGAAGCGTGCCGTCGAGGTTGAGGCCAAGGTCGTCGAGCCGCTGTTCACGACGGCCGACGCCAAGGCGCTCAAGATCAAGCAGAAGATCAGCAAGTTCGAGACGCACTTCCCCTACGCCGAGTACCGCAACACCAACCAGAGCCGCGCTGCCGAGCTGATCGACGGCACGATCCTCAAGCCGGGCGAGACGTTCAGCTTCAACAACATCGTGGGTGAGCGCACGGCCGCCAACGGCTTCGTCACCGGCACCGTCATCAACGGCGGGGTGTTCCGCGAGGAGCTGGGCGGTGGCGTCTCCCAGGTCGCGACGACGACTTACAACGCCGGGTTCTTCGGCGGCATGGACGACGTCGAGCACCACCCGCACGCGTTCTACATCAACCGCTACCCGGTCGGCCGTGAGGCGACGGTCTACTTCGGCAGTCTCGACCTGCGGTTCAAGAACCCGACGAAGTACGGCGTCCTGGTCCACGCCTACGTCATCAAGAGCACGCCCTCGTCGCCCGGCACGATGCACGTCGAGCTGTGGAGCACCAAGGTGTGGGACATCAAGGCCGGCGAGTCGGCCCGTCGCAACGGCCGCACGCCGGGCAAGCAGTACGACGACACCGACCGGTGCGTGCCGCAGGACCCGATCCCGGGCTTCGACATCGACATCTACCGCTACTTCTACAAGGGCGGCAAGAAGGTCAAGACCGAGACCGACACGGCCACCTACCAGGCCGCCGACCACGTCATCTGCGGCAAGAAGCCCAAGAGCGACTGA
- a CDS encoding N-acetyltransferase — MPLDAASIGQRIVVRYVVGGTGPSGGPAMSDAIGRVRAVDETSVTLERRDGRTQVVAFSDFVTWKAVPDRPLRRRRAVDVSADELTRITSLGWPAIESVHLGDWELRTSRRFTGRANSVAVHGDPGLPLDEALGRVREFYASRDVPALAQVVVGSTAERGIRAVGWVPMVGYHGGAVVQVADLEPAYAADPTARIAPTADDDWLVNYGRVNDPAAARAVLEGPATVGFVSIGSPAVAIGRVVVTGEWAGIACVEVAPDHRRQGLARRIVETSLAWAVEHGADKAYLQTMRTNHAALALYEPYGFVDHHDYLYLEPGTTASAQ; from the coding sequence ATGCCATTGGACGCCGCCTCGATCGGGCAACGCATCGTGGTCCGCTACGTCGTCGGCGGCACGGGGCCGTCAGGTGGGCCGGCCATGAGCGACGCCATCGGGCGGGTGCGCGCGGTCGACGAGACGAGCGTGACGCTGGAGCGCCGGGACGGGCGTACTCAGGTCGTCGCGTTCTCGGACTTCGTCACCTGGAAGGCCGTACCGGACCGCCCCCTGAGACGGCGTCGCGCCGTCGATGTCAGCGCCGACGAGCTGACCCGCATCACGTCGTTGGGCTGGCCCGCGATCGAGTCGGTCCACCTCGGCGACTGGGAGCTGCGAACGTCGCGCCGGTTCACCGGCCGGGCCAACTCCGTCGCGGTGCACGGCGATCCCGGCCTGCCGCTCGACGAAGCGCTCGGCCGCGTGCGCGAGTTCTACGCGTCGCGCGACGTCCCGGCGCTCGCCCAGGTCGTCGTCGGCTCGACGGCCGAACGCGGAATCAGGGCCGTCGGGTGGGTGCCGATGGTGGGCTATCACGGCGGCGCTGTCGTGCAGGTCGCCGATCTCGAGCCGGCGTACGCCGCCGACCCGACCGCCCGCATCGCCCCGACCGCGGACGACGACTGGCTCGTCAACTACGGCCGCGTCAACGACCCGGCTGCGGCGCGCGCTGTCCTCGAGGGCCCGGCCACCGTCGGCTTCGTCTCGATCGGCTCCCCCGCCGTGGCGATCGGCCGGGTCGTGGTCACCGGCGAGTGGGCCGGCATCGCGTGCGTCGAGGTCGCCCCGGATCACCGCCGCCAGGGCCTGGCCCGCCGCATCGTCGAGACGTCGCTCGCCTGGGCCGTCGAGCACGGTGCCGACAAGGCGTACCTGCAGACGATGCGCACCAACCACGCGGCGCTCGCGCTCTACGAGCCGTACGGGTTCGTCGACCACCACGACTACCTGTACCTCGAGCCCGGGACCACAGCCTCCGCACAGTGA
- the fdxA gene encoding ferredoxin: MTYVIAQPCVDLKDRACVDECPVDCIYEGKRMLYIHPDECVDCGACEPVCPVEAIFYEDDTPPEWKDYYTANVDFFDDIGSPGGAAKLGVIDKDHPLIAALPPQPQE; this comes from the coding sequence GTGACGTACGTGATCGCCCAGCCGTGTGTGGACCTCAAGGACCGCGCTTGTGTGGACGAATGTCCCGTGGACTGCATCTACGAAGGCAAGCGGATGCTCTACATCCACCCCGACGAATGCGTCGACTGCGGTGCGTGCGAGCCGGTCTGCCCTGTCGAGGCGATCTTCTACGAGGACGACACGCCGCCGGAGTGGAAGGACTACTACACCGCCAACGTCGATTTCTTCGACGACATCGGCTCGCCCGGTGGCGCGGCCAAGCTCGGCGTCATCGACAAGGATCACCCGCTCATCGCAGCGCTGCCCCCTCAGCCCCAGGAATGA
- the dapC gene encoding succinyldiaminopimelate transaminase, which produces MTSRGNVSAKFPDFPWDTLAAAKARASAHPRGLVDLSIGTPVDPTPDVAREALVAAADAPGYPTVFGPDSLRQAAVDWIERRFGVTGLSASQVLPTIGSKELIANLPTQLGLGADDLVVLPELAYPTYEVGARYAGCEVVATDSTLSLGPRVPAIIYLNSPGNPTGRILPPDHLRKVVDWARERGTLVVSDECYLEFAWEGTPTSVLHPDICGGSFDGILAVHSLSKRSNLAGYRDAFVTGDQAVVSELLEVRKHLGFMVPTPVQAAMTAALADDDHVDAQRKTYAARRLDLRRAFESAGFTVEHSEGALYLWMTRGEPCRDTIDWLAERGILAAPGDFYGAAGAQHVRAAFTATDERVAEAVTRLTS; this is translated from the coding sequence ATGACCTCCAGGGGCAACGTCTCGGCGAAGTTCCCTGACTTCCCCTGGGACACGCTCGCCGCTGCCAAGGCCCGTGCCTCCGCACACCCCCGCGGACTGGTCGATCTCTCGATCGGAACGCCGGTCGATCCCACGCCTGACGTCGCCCGTGAGGCGCTCGTCGCCGCGGCCGACGCGCCGGGCTATCCGACCGTGTTCGGGCCCGATTCGTTGCGCCAGGCCGCTGTCGACTGGATCGAGCGCCGCTTCGGTGTGACCGGCCTGAGCGCCTCGCAGGTGCTGCCCACGATCGGCTCCAAGGAGCTCATCGCCAACCTGCCCACGCAGCTGGGCCTCGGAGCCGACGACCTCGTCGTCCTGCCCGAGCTGGCCTATCCGACGTACGAGGTCGGCGCCCGCTATGCCGGCTGCGAGGTCGTCGCGACCGACTCGACGCTCTCGCTCGGGCCGCGGGTCCCGGCGATCATCTACCTCAACTCACCCGGCAACCCGACAGGCCGCATCCTGCCGCCCGACCACCTCCGCAAGGTCGTCGACTGGGCGCGCGAGCGCGGCACGCTGGTGGTCTCCGACGAGTGCTACCTCGAGTTCGCGTGGGAGGGCACGCCGACCTCGGTGCTCCACCCGGACATCTGCGGTGGCTCGTTCGACGGCATCCTGGCGGTCCACTCGCTCTCCAAGCGGTCCAACCTCGCGGGCTACCGCGACGCGTTCGTCACCGGCGACCAGGCTGTGGTCTCCGAGCTGCTCGAGGTCCGCAAGCACCTCGGCTTCATGGTCCCGACGCCGGTGCAGGCGGCGATGACCGCCGCTCTCGCCGACGACGATCACGTCGACGCGCAGCGCAAGACGTACGCCGCCCGGCGCCTCGACCTGCGGCGCGCGTTCGAGTCCGCAGGCTTCACGGTCGAGCACTCCGAGGGCGCGCTCTACCTCTGGATGACGCGCGGCGAGCCGTGCCGCGACACGATCGACTGGCTCGCCGAGCGCGGCATCCTCGCCGCGCCGGGCGACTTCTACGGCGCCGCCGGCGCCCAGCACGTACGGGCCGCCTTCACCGCCACCGACGAGCGCGTCGCCGAAGCCGTCACCCGCCTCACGTCCTGA
- the dapD gene encoding 2,3,4,5-tetrahydropyridine-2,6-dicarboxylate N-succinyltransferase — MTSADHPGAYAYGVATLTLDGTVLDVWYPEPRLGAAPDGDPEPAELTALAGQDAIREVHKVVVHTVIDDLQAPPTDVYDVYLRLHLLSHRLVAPHGQSLDGIFGLLTNVVWTSLGPCPVDGFETIRTRARGAGLHVQVTSIDKFPRMTDYVVPSGVRIGDADRVRLGAHLAEGTTVMHEGFVNYNAGTLGTAMVEGRISAGVTVGNGSDVGGGASIMGTLSGGGKAVITVGENSLIGANAGIGISLGNDCVVAAGTYVTAGSKVTMPDGSVVKASELSGHDGVLFLTNSQTGAIEARPRGERTGIELNADLHAN; from the coding sequence ATGACTTCTGCGGATCATCCCGGCGCGTACGCCTACGGCGTCGCCACGCTGACCCTCGACGGCACGGTCCTCGACGTCTGGTATCCCGAGCCCCGGCTCGGCGCAGCACCTGACGGCGATCCCGAGCCCGCCGAGCTGACCGCGCTGGCCGGCCAGGACGCGATCCGTGAGGTGCACAAGGTCGTCGTGCACACCGTGATCGACGACCTGCAGGCGCCGCCCACCGACGTGTACGACGTCTATCTGCGCCTGCACCTGCTGTCGCACCGGCTCGTCGCGCCCCACGGGCAGAGCCTCGACGGCATCTTCGGCCTGCTGACCAACGTGGTGTGGACGTCGCTCGGGCCCTGCCCCGTCGACGGCTTCGAGACCATCCGCACCCGGGCCCGCGGCGCCGGCCTGCACGTCCAGGTGACGAGCATCGACAAGTTCCCGCGCATGACCGACTACGTCGTCCCGTCCGGCGTCCGCATCGGCGACGCTGATCGCGTACGCCTCGGCGCCCACCTGGCCGAGGGCACGACCGTGATGCACGAGGGCTTCGTCAACTACAACGCCGGGACGCTCGGCACCGCGATGGTCGAGGGCCGCATCTCAGCCGGCGTCACCGTCGGCAACGGCTCGGACGTCGGTGGCGGCGCGTCGATCATGGGCACGCTGTCCGGTGGCGGCAAGGCGGTCATCACCGTTGGCGAGAACAGCCTGATCGGCGCCAACGCCGGCATCGGCATCTCGCTCGGCAACGACTGCGTCGTCGCCGCCGGCACCTACGTGACGGCCGGATCGAAGGTGACGATGCCCGACGGTTCCGTCGTCAAGGCGTCGGAGCTCTCCGGCCACGACGGCGTCCTGTTCCTGACCAACAGCCAGACCGGGGCCATCGAGGCCCGGCCGCGCGGTGAACGTACGGGCATCGAGCTCAACGCCGACCTGCACGCCAACTGA
- a CDS encoding LCP family protein produces MSDQRPDGEYGWLYGEDKPTRPVPRETASDLPPPNLPPPGRRVTDEPPSGPGKPKKRRNGRRIFGILVLAWIVFLIAVPWWAWGQIEKVDASPASGRPADQPGTTYLLVGSDSRRGLTKAEQKELATGGDTGGRGRTDTIMLLHTGSGPSVLMSLPRDSLVDIPGYGRTKINAAYAYGGPKLLVRTIEKNTGIRVDDYIEVGFGGLVKVVDSLGGVEICPKQRLKDKDSGLDVQKGCQTVDGRVALAYSRNRHSYATQDIQRVQSQREVLGSIADKAKSPWTVINPFRYVSVAKGASGSLRIGDDVSPLALFKFALALSASMGGGGLNCTVPLRDFAVTWDPERAPKMFDYIKKDRTDQIGSLCTKDGLPKS; encoded by the coding sequence ATGTCAGATCAGCGCCCGGACGGCGAGTACGGGTGGTTGTACGGCGAGGACAAGCCGACCCGCCCCGTGCCTCGGGAGACCGCCTCCGACCTTCCTCCGCCCAACCTGCCACCCCCCGGGCGCCGCGTCACTGACGAGCCTCCGAGCGGACCCGGGAAGCCCAAGAAGCGCCGCAACGGCCGGCGGATCTTCGGCATCCTCGTGCTCGCGTGGATCGTCTTCCTCATCGCCGTCCCCTGGTGGGCCTGGGGCCAGATCGAGAAGGTCGACGCCTCCCCCGCCTCGGGCCGCCCGGCCGACCAGCCCGGCACGACCTACCTCCTCGTCGGCTCCGACAGCCGCCGCGGGCTGACCAAGGCCGAGCAGAAGGAGCTCGCGACCGGTGGCGACACGGGCGGCCGCGGCCGTACCGACACGATCATGCTGCTCCACACCGGCAGCGGGCCCAGCGTCCTGATGTCGCTCCCCCGCGACTCGCTCGTCGACATCCCCGGCTACGGCCGGACCAAGATCAACGCCGCGTACGCCTATGGCGGCCCCAAGCTGCTGGTACGCACGATCGAGAAGAACACCGGGATCCGCGTCGACGACTACATCGAGGTCGGCTTCGGCGGTCTCGTCAAGGTCGTGGACTCCCTCGGCGGGGTCGAGATCTGCCCCAAGCAGCGCCTCAAGGACAAGGACTCGGGTCTCGACGTCCAGAAGGGCTGCCAGACCGTCGACGGCAGGGTCGCGCTCGCCTACTCGCGCAACCGGCACTCGTACGCCACGCAGGACATCCAGCGGGTGCAGAGCCAGCGCGAGGTGCTCGGCTCGATCGCCGACAAGGCCAAGTCACCGTGGACCGTCATCAACCCGTTCCGCTACGTCAGCGTCGCCAAAGGCGCGTCGGGCTCCCTGCGCATCGGCGACGACGTCAGTCCTCTCGCGCTGTTCAAGTTCGCCCTCGCCCTGTCGGCCTCGATGGGCGGCGGCGGGCTCAACTGCACCGTGCCGTTGCGGGACTTCGCGGTCACCTGGGACCCCGAGAGGGCGCCCAAGATGTTCGACTACATCAAGAAGGACCGCACCGACCAGATCGGCAGCCTGTGCACCAAGGACGGCCTGCCCAAGTCCTAG
- a CDS encoding LCP family protein: MGGSYARPADTSARIQFRRALTLTAMTLVMPGSAQLVMGNKRIGRIAVRVWLGFLLVGAVLLFLALNSRKQLFSLAIESPLLPVGRWILIAGAVAWVALIVDAWRLGRPLELRRKHRLWMAGINSVLCFATAGALFFAAHLVAVQTSFVDSVFVAHQVSKPQDGRYNVLLLGGDSGPERSGLRPDSLTVASIDKETGRTVLVGLPRNLQNVPFPKGSVMAKAFPNGFNGEGQYLNAINTWANDHASLFKEKNPGLKATMGAVEEITGLKLNYYAMVNMHGFSKLVNAVGGVRVNVQQRTAIGGIGSPIRGWIEAGEQKLTGDQALWYSRSRVQNDDFSRMGRQKCVMNAMLHQLSPQKVLFNVEKIASSSKALLTTNIPKSDLDVFVDLALKAKTQKVSTVSLVPPVIYTGNPDFKKVRRLIDRAIDKAEGRSSVPSGITKAKLSVPKLSDDAKDPRMANQSSDLGAAC, from the coding sequence ATGGGTGGGTCGTATGCCCGCCCGGCCGACACCTCTGCTCGCATCCAGTTCCGCCGCGCCCTGACCCTCACGGCGATGACCCTCGTCATGCCCGGGTCCGCCCAGCTCGTCATGGGCAACAAGCGCATCGGCCGCATCGCCGTGCGCGTGTGGCTCGGCTTCCTGCTCGTCGGGGCGGTGCTGCTGTTCCTGGCGCTCAACTCGCGCAAGCAGCTGTTCTCCCTCGCGATCGAGTCGCCGCTCCTGCCGGTCGGCCGCTGGATCCTGATCGCCGGCGCGGTCGCCTGGGTTGCCCTGATCGTCGACGCCTGGCGCCTGGGCCGTCCCCTCGAGCTGCGTCGCAAGCACCGGCTCTGGATGGCCGGCATCAACAGCGTCCTGTGCTTCGCGACGGCCGGGGCGCTGTTCTTCGCGGCGCACCTGGTCGCGGTGCAGACCTCGTTCGTCGACAGCGTCTTCGTCGCGCACCAGGTCTCCAAGCCGCAGGACGGGCGCTACAACGTGCTGCTCCTCGGCGGCGACTCCGGTCCCGAGCGCAGCGGCCTGCGGCCCGACTCGCTGACCGTCGCGAGCATCGACAAGGAGACCGGCCGCACCGTGCTGGTCGGCCTTCCGCGCAACCTGCAGAACGTGCCGTTCCCCAAGGGCTCCGTCATGGCGAAGGCGTTCCCGAACGGCTTCAACGGCGAGGGCCAGTACCTCAACGCGATCAACACCTGGGCCAACGACCACGCGTCGCTGTTCAAGGAGAAGAACCCCGGCCTCAAGGCGACGATGGGCGCCGTCGAGGAGATCACGGGCCTCAAGCTCAACTACTACGCGATGGTCAACATGCACGGGTTCTCCAAGCTCGTCAACGCCGTCGGCGGCGTACGCGTGAACGTCCAGCAGCGCACCGCGATCGGCGGCATCGGCTCGCCGATCCGCGGCTGGATCGAGGCCGGCGAGCAGAAGCTGACCGGCGACCAGGCCCTGTGGTACTCCCGCAGCCGAGTGCAGAACGACGACTTCTCGCGCATGGGCCGGCAGAAGTGCGTCATGAACGCGATGCTGCACCAGCTCAGCCCGCAGAAGGTGCTGTTCAACGTCGAGAAGATCGCCAGCTCCAGCAAGGCGCTGCTGACGACCAACATCCCCAAGTCCGACCTCGACGTGTTCGTCGACCTCGCGCTGAAGGCCAAGACCCAGAAGGTCTCGACCGTCTCGCTCGTGCCGCCGGTGATCTACACGGGCAACCCCGACTTCAAGAAGGTCCGCCGGCTCATCGACCGGGCGATCGACAAGGCCGAGGGGCGTTCGTCGGTGCCCAGCGGCATCACCAAGGCGAAGCTGTCGGTCCCCAAGCTGAGCGACGACGCGAAGGACCCGCGCATGGCCAACCAGAGCTCGGACCTCGGCGCAGCCTGCTGA